A single genomic interval of Oryza sativa Japonica Group chromosome 7, ASM3414082v1 harbors:
- the LOC136357152 gene encoding uncharacterized protein has product MASESKLDLLLRTMEENERKREVAEKKREEAKERARKDFSDLKKVFEVRIPLVEKKVEELGASVQTLSDKVTHIEGTIFKQENPQEPTGQESSWLAGKRDPSLFTLNRSNLESPSSSSATAPVDLSANLPPMTCPKFDGNNPQMWKSNCEQYFDVYGILPMHWVKVATLNFCGNAAFWLQSIRSQIAGITWPTLCELVCARFTRDRQEALIRQWFHTQQNSSVAEYVEQFDSLMHQLMAYDSALTPVYFVQKFVEGLRDDIRGVVMVHRPQDLDTACSIALLQEEVLEGMKSVSGKGGNNQVYIKPAAPRTTTYSSVIPNSKGLTPSSPTERKFSEADKTKDDRLASLKAYRRSKGLCFVRGERWGRDHKCATSVQLNVVQELLEALHSDLESDQPGTTEFTDDQVENQLMAISQQALWGTDSSKSIRLRGWVQGTEVLMLVDSGSTHSFIDQQIGQKLAGLTPLPSSVNVRVADGSIMQCTHELVDCNWWMQGYDFKSTFKLLPLGSYDIILGMDWLE; this is encoded by the coding sequence ATGGCTTCGGAGAGCAAATTGGATCTGTTGTTACGAACTATGGAGGAGAATGAAAGGAAGAGGGAGGTGGCTGAGAAGAAAAGGGAGGAGGCAAAGGAGAGGGCGAGGAAGGATTTCTCGGATCTCAAGAAGGTGTTCGAAGTGCGAATTCCCTtggtggagaagaaggtggaGGAGCTAGGCGCATCCGTACAGACCCTCAGCGACAAGGTCACTCACATTGAGGGCACAATCTTTAAGCAGGAGAACCCTCAGGAACCCACAGGGCAGGAATCGTCATGGCTAGCTGGTAAGCGCGATCCGTCTCTCTTCACTTTGAATCGCTCTAACCTTGAGTCGCCGTCCTCTAGTTCAGCCACTGCACCCGTAGATTTGAGTGCTAATCTTCCCCCTATGACCTGTCCAAAATTCGATGGAAACAACCCGCAAATGTGGAAGAGCAACTGTGAACAGTACTTTGATGTTTATGGcattttgccgatgcactgggTTAAGGTAGCGACCTTGAATTTCTGTGGAAATGCGGCATTCTGGTTGCAATCCATCCGTTCTCAGATTGCTGGTATCACTTGGCCAACTCTTTGTGAATTGGTGTGTGCTAGATTTACTAGAGATCGGCAGGAAGCTCTCATTAGACAGTGGTTCCATACACAGCAAAATAGCTCAGTAGCAGAGTATGTGGAGCAATTTGATAGTCTAATGCATCAGCTCATGGCATATGACAGTGCTTTAACTCCAGTCTACTTTGTTCAAAAATTTGTTGAAGGGCTTAGAGATGATATTAGGGGGGTAGTAATGGTACATAGGCCACAGGATCTCGATACTGCATGCTCAATAGCTCTGTTGCAGGAGGAGGTTTTGGAAGGGATGAAATCTGTTAGTGGCAAAGGTGGGAACAATCAGGTTTATATCAAACCTGCAGCACCAAGAACTACCACCTACTCATCTGTGATTCCTAACAGCAAAGGTTTAACTCCTAGCAGTCCAACAGAAAGGAAGTTTTCAGAAGCAGATAAGACCAAAGATGATCGATTGGCGTCTCTTAAGGCATATAGAAGGTCTAAGGGCCTTTGTTTTGTTCGTGGAGAACGATGGGGACGTGATCATAAGTGTGCTACTTCAGTGCAGTTAAATGTTGTTCAGGAATTATTGGAAGCCTTGCATTCTGATTTGGAGTCTGATCAACCTGGTACTACTGAATTTACTGATGACCAAGTAGAGAACCAACTGATGGCCATTTCCCAACAGGCATTGTGGGGTACTGATTCCTCTAAATCCATTCGGCTAAGAGGTTGGGTACAGGGTACTGAGGTGCTTATGTTAGTTGACTCCGGTAGCACCCACTCATTCATTGATCAGCAAATTGGTCAGAAACTGGCAGGCCTCACTCCTCTTCCTAGTTCAGTTAATGTTAGAGTGGCAGATGGTAGTATCATGCAGTGTACTCATGAGCTGGTCGATTGTAACTGGTGGATGCAAGGGTATGATTTCAAAAGTACTTTTAAGCTTCTGCCACTAGGAAGCTATGATATCATCCTGGGAATGGACTGGCTTGAATAG